From Rhododendron vialii isolate Sample 1 chromosome 10a, ASM3025357v1, the proteins below share one genomic window:
- the LOC131303293 gene encoding cytochrome P450 78A7, giving the protein MDLGYVSKDTNWWVFTLPAFLGSKTILDPYTILSLLTSFLCLSLLTWAFAAGGTAWKNGRNKKGPTAIPGPRGLPIFGSLFTLSRGLAHRSLASMARSRDATQLMAFSLGSTPAVVASDPSTAREILISPSFADRPIKQSAKSLMFSRAIGFAPNGTYWRLLRRIASSHLFSPRRILAHEPGRQQDCAVMLRNVATEQALNGAVSLRKHLQFAALNNVMGSVFGKRYDPVDDSGELEEVRDMVREGFELLGAFNWSDYVPWLRYFCDPYRVVERCEALVPRVRKLVRVIIEEHRLSGSRKVSDNDDFVDVLLSLEGDEKLHEDDMVAVLWEMIFRGTDTTALLTEWVMAELVLHQEIQTKLREELKSAVTKNTLTDADVAKLSYLQAVIKETLRVHPPGPLLSWARLSTSDVQLSNGMVIPANTTAMVNMWAIAHDPCVWADPHAFRPERFSEGADVDVRGGDLRLAPFGAGRRVCPGKNLGLVTVGLWVAKLVHHFEWVPDETSPVDLGEVLKLSCEMKQPLSAVAVARNVLC; this is encoded by the exons atgGATTTGGGTTACGTCTCAAAGGACACAAACTGGTGGGTTTTCACACTACCAGCATTCCTCGGCTCCAAAACCATACTCGACCCCTACaccatcctctctctcctcacatccttcctctgcctctctctcctcacctgGGCCTTCGCCGCCGGGGGCACAGCCTGGAAAAACGGCCGCAACAAAAAAGGCCCCACCGCGATCCCCGGGCCCCGCGGCCTCCCCATCTTCGGCAGCCTCTTCACTCTCTCCCGCGGTTTGGCTCACCGCTCTCTGGCTTCCATGGCTCGAAGCCGTGACGCCACCCAGCTCATGGCTTTCTCCCTCGGCTCGACCCCAGCCGTCGTCGCCTCCGACCCCAGCACGGCTCGCGAGATCCTGATCTCGCCTTCCTTCGCCGACCGCCCCATCAAGCAGTCGGCCAAGAGCCTCATGTTCAGCCGAGCCATCGGCTTCGCCCCGAACGGGACCTACTGGCGCCTCCTCCGGCGAATCGCTTCCTCCCACCTCTTCTCGCCCCGGCGCATCTTAGCGCACGAGCCCGGGCGCCAGCAAGACTGCGCCGTGATGCTGCGCAACGTAGCGACCGAGCAAGCGCTCAACGGCGCCGTCAGTTTACGGAAGCACTTGCAGTTTGCGGCGCTGAACAACGTCATGGGGAGCGTCTTCGGCAAGCGTTACGACCCGGTGGATGATAGCGGCGAGCTCGAGGAGGTGAGGGATATGGTGAGGGAAGGGTTCGAGCTGCTGGGTGCGTTTAACTGGTCGGATTACGTGCCGTGGCTACGCTATTTCTGCGACCCGTATCGCGTGGTGGAACGGTGCGAGGCTTTGGTGCCTCGAGTCAGGAAACTCGTCCGAGTCATCATCGAGGAGCACAGACTCAGTGGGTCGAGGAAGGTTTCTGATAATGATGATTTTGTGGATGTTTTGCTCTCTCTTGAGGGTGACGAGAAGTTGCACGAAGATGACATGGTCGCTGTCTTATGG GAAATGATTTTCCGAGGAACCGATACGACAGCGTTGTTGACCGAGTGGGTCATGGCCGAGTTGGTGTTACATCAGGAAATTCAAACCAAGCTTCGTGAAGAGCTAAAATCCGCTGTGACCAAGAACACTCTAACCGACGCAGACGTGGCCAAACTCTCCTACCTCCAGGCCGTGATTAAGGAAACCCTCAGGGTCCACCCACCCGGCCCACTTCTCTCGTGGGCCCGGCTGTCCACGTCGGACGTCCAGCTCAGCAACGGCATGGTCATTCCCGCCAACACGACCGCCATGGTCAACATGTGGGCCATCGCTCACGACCCGTGCGTGTGGGCAGACCCGCATGCTTTCAGGCCGGAGAGGTTTTCGGAGGGTGCCGACGTGGACGTCAGGGGTGGTGACTTGAGGCTGGCCCCGTTCGGGGCGGGACGTCGGGTTTGCCCGGGTAAGAACCTTGGGCTGGTGACGGTGGGTCTCTGGGTGGCCAAGTTGGTCCACCACTTCGAGTGGGTCCCGGACGAGACCAGCCCCGTGGACCTGGGTGAGGTTTTGAAGCTGTCTTGCGAAATGAAGCAACCCTTGTCTGCTGTGGCCGTGGCAAGGAATGTCTTGTGTTAG